From Bradyrhizobium sp. NDS-1, the proteins below share one genomic window:
- a CDS encoding Flp family type IVb pilin, with protein MRLLKSFLADENGATAIEYGLIAAGIALAIVTIVNSTGGALLNNKFNSIDSAMK; from the coding sequence TGCGTTTGCTCAAGTCGTTCCTTGCCGATGAGAATGGTGCAACGGCGATCGAGTACGGCCTGATTGCGGCGGGGATCGCGCTGGCGATCGTCACCATCGTGAACAGCACGGGCGGCGCGCTGCTCAACAACAAGTTCAACTCGATCGACTCCGCCATGAAGTAA